The Saccharomyces mikatae IFO 1815 strain IFO1815 genome assembly, chromosome: 15 DNA window GTCCTCACTGCAATGCCAGAATAAGGAATTATGCAGGTGGCCGTGACGAAttcgatgaagaagaatacaGTGAAGGAGAACTGGACGAAATTCGAGAGAGCATGCGCAGGCGTAGAGAGGATCAATTTACGTCCACTGATCCGTTTGCCAATAGAGATGATATAAGTTCCGAAGAAGATAGCAGCAGTGAAGAAGAGCCTATGCGGGAACATATCCCTCAAGGTCGTTGGGCCAGCTCACATAATCGTAGCATCGCCGTAGATGCTgtagatgatgaagaggatgaggaagaactagaggaagatgaggaagacATGGATTCTGATCTGAAAGATTTTATAGAGGATGATGAGGAcgacgaagatgaagatggcAGTAGAAGGAATTTGATACTGTCTGCACTCAATAATAGACAAGTAATCATAACtgatgatgaggaagatgagGGACGGGAACATACCACAGATGAGGAAGAGCACGACAGTGATTTTTACGAGCACAATGATGAAGGATTTGCAAGTGGCGATAGTCTTGATGAAGACCGGAAAGAAGCTATTCAGGTGCAATCAAGTTCTGACTCCGAAGATCGTTCAATTTCTTATCCTAGCTCTAGTGATGTCAAAGATAAAGACGAACCTGACACCGAAGACTTCGACGATCTGCAACCAAGAAGACAAAAGCGATTCCGTGTTGTCCTAGGAGAAAGTGATGACGAATGATGTTAATGTTTCAACCGGCCAGGGTGGTTATGTACGGAActtttatgtatttttttagaaGTATCCTTTCTGTTCTTGTAATGTGATTACAGAGCGGTAGTAGGCTCAAATTCAATCATTAGTTATGTATGACAGAGTTACTTAAAGGAAATCTAAAATCTTATCAATTTATAGActattcttccttttttttcgacctgccattgttatttttttaggCGTTACGTTAACTAGCACAATTATGTGGGGGTTATGCAAGAACCTTTTCCGAGCAATAAAATTTAAGAGcaaaagagaacaaaacatcaaaataaaaaaaaagagtggCAACTGCTTCCTGAATTAAGTTACgagaggaagaaaaaggtgGTAATGATTCGGTTCACGATTCTACGTAATACTAAGACATCTCTTCTTTCTACGAGTAATATATGTTTATCATTTGCCCAGGTGTCCACTAGTAGTCTAATTTGGTCCAATACTTTGAATAGCACTGTTATAACTAAAAACCCAATAGTGCTAGCACCAAAGAGACATGTTCATGATGgaaagcatttttttacgACACCAcatcaacaacagcagACGAAGTTAGGGGAAACTGAAGAGGGAACTCGTCGcaatataaaagaagaggatTTGAAAAGCATTGGCCAAGCAATAACACACCAACGAAACAAACGCCGAAAACAAATATGGTCTGCTGTGTTTGGGGGTATATTCGGCGTAATAATAGGATATTCAGTAATCTATAAAGTGATATATTTAAAGGAACAAAGCTTCTTACCATTGTTTCCTTCATCCAAGATACGTAAATTAAGTGCaagagatttgaaaaaggtTGACGTAAACCAGGTACAAAAGCTTTCTAAATTAAGAGTTTTAGAAATATTATCCGGCCATGACATGATTAAAGAACAATATGGAGTGCCATTATTAGATAAAGACGGAAGCTCACCTAGATTAAATGAATTCAGCATGTGGTGCGAAGACCAAGATCCATGTGTGACTGGTGTTGTAATGGAGCCAGAtgatcaaagaaatagCTCACACACTTGGTATAGAATACCTTTAGTTTGTAAATGGAGGATAACGCATCGGCCAATAAGCATACGCGGGACCATCGACGACTTATTGAACCGCATTGGATTAGAAACAGCGGATTTATTCGAGATTATATCGCCTGAGCGAGTATACGGATCGTTCAAGTACGAATACCCGCTACAGGGGGACTCTCATGCATTGCACCTCTGGTTCCATGGCGAGATCGAACTGGATGATAATTCATTGATTGTATATAACGGGAAATACCATGTTGATGTTAAACTGCAAGAAATCGACCTTTTCAGGCGTGAAAAGAATGGGCAATTAGTGCAGTATGTTCTGTTTAAAAACAATCCCGTGAACAGATAAAAGAAGTGTAAATAATTCTGTCACAATTATGATTATTATCGGTATTAAACTACTTATTTTCGGTTACTTAGGTAAAATAGTGTTTATATAAGAAtatttgaaagtaaaaaaaaactgataaatgaataaaataGAGAAGATTGGAGACGAACTGgaagaaattgagaaaACCCACCGAATATACTACCCTGGGCTTACAGATGGAATATCAAAggaagaaaggaaaaaaaataatacattTCAGAAACGTCAATAGGTATTATCATCTTAGCAATGAACGGATGCCTTTCTTAAATTAAAAAGGCCAGAGCACCACCGACTGCGGCTCCGACAACTCCAGCATTCAACAGTTGACCGTTCTGTGCGTGCAATGCAGGGGCTGCATTGCTAGTGGTGTTGGAAGCATTTTGGGCGTTTACGCTAGCAGCGAAGCCGAAAACAGAGACAGCAGAAACCAAAATTTGTGAtactttcattattatttgtgTGTTGAATTAGCGTGCTTATTTGAGGTTCTTCTCAGAagctaaaagaaaaaaagcataatTGGAAATGTAAGCGATGAGCAAGAAATGCCATTTATTTATACGTTTATATAATATGTATTTGCAAGTATAGAACGTCGGTTTCATAAGGGGTGAGAGGAGACATAAATAGAAACAggggaaagaaaatcattgaagagaaatgaaaaaaaaaaggatgaTACTAGGAGAGAAAGGGGATTAGAAAGGTCATCGGCCATAAAGTTGGTACATTATCCTTTATTGACTTTTGACACTTTGCCGTTGATGAAATATTGATGGCTATTAATGAAACTCTTCATGAGCACTGGTCCGTTTTTCGGATAGCGTTTTGCCAAAAGAGGGGAGGGGGAGTCTCGGCAACCGTGTCTGGGTGTGTGAAATATTACATCAGAGAAGGAGAGAAGTTTGTGCGGCTAAACTTTCTTGGCAGAGGGGAAAGGGGGGGAGGTCTGgccaaaattttcaatggcCATTTCACTTCTCCCCAGGCCTGGCCAATATAGTGATTGGTATTTTCTCCGGGAGAAATCGATGTGGGGTAATGatgtgatgatgatttatAAGTGGGTTAAATTAAGAGGGGAATTTGAGAGCAAAGAAAGTAATAGAAACTATTTTAAATAGTTATGTTATGGTATGTAGGGGACGCATTgcttttcatattttcttttgaagtttcATGTAGAAAAGGTGGTAGTCGTCCAGATCATAGACAATTTTGTCTAGTTTGATATAGTCAGGAAGTGATTCATTGATGCTTAGtagtttttgaaaggaCTGATTCTTATAATTCTTGGTGAAGAAGGTCATCGAGAATTCTCTTGGCTGGAAGACGTTCAGAATGTGTAGAAGAACGTTCAAATTGTCTTGCTTCCCTTGAGAAATATCGAAAACGGGTATGTTGCTTTCGAAAGAGGCGTATGACCAGCCCTTTTCTGGAGTCACATGCAGGGTGTAGTAGTATCTTTCATCGAGAACCATGTTAGACGAGTAGCCACACGGTGTGAATGCAAACGCGTCGTGGTGAAATGATAGGTTGGAGTCTTGAGATGAGTTCACGTATATTTCGTCAAGCTTAGTTTCCTTAGTCATTTGGTAGCCGAGGTTGTGGCCCTTGTCTTCGTTCGGCTCAACAGGGGCGGTTGTAGATGCTTCTGGGCCGCAAACAAATTTGCTAGCACACTCAGGGTTCAGCTCCGTCATTAGAACTTCAAAGGTTTCGTCGTCATCCTCAATACACTCCTTCACTTGAGGAGCCGACCGATCCGTCTCAGTGACATACAGGTTCCAATGATTGCTCTTGTCATTTCTTCCAACGGAATAACTCTTACCGGtgtcaaaaaattggttcAGATAGTCTACTTCGTCTGCCCAGTTTTGATGGATAGCAGCTTGCTTGCAggggaaaagaaaacatcgTCTGGAATAGAATACTTTGAATGGCTTGTACTTACCCCCCGGTGTTTTCTGGAAAACCCATGACAGCTCTTGCTCAATGGTTTGGAAAAGCTTGTCAAGACAAAACAATGTCGTTGTAGTACCGCACGTCTTCAACGTCAATTTGTGATCGAAAACGAAGAGCGAGGACTCACTCAGCAAAAAGGCGTCCAGTTCTTTAGTCTTCTTCATGGAAAGAACCTCGCACTTGACTAGTTTCAAAATCTCGATCCATTTCTCCATGACAATATCTCTTAGCGTCTTTTCGGAGCTGACGCAATTCTTGTGAGGAAAGAACCAGATTTCCAGCAGCTTCTCAGGACCCTCGAACGCGTCCGTTGAGTCTAGTGTGGCCGATAATTCGTGATCAATGTAATTGTGGTTAGTCAGTTCTTTGATGGTAACGGTCATGATATGGTTTGCTTATTTGCATAAGACActataaataaaaaggtAAAGAATAAGGAAGTTACAATACAGTAGGTGGCtcacttgaaaaaaaaaaaacgctGACGCAAGCACCGAACAGCAGCGAACACAATATATACACGTACAGATGTATTGAGATTCTTTAGTCAATTGACAAAGTTTAACCGATGCCTGAATATCGGAAAAACGTTTTTGgattttgttcttcctCGAGTGGGAGAAAGTGAAATTTTCCACAATTCCATCATTGCCTACGTACGTGAGACTAttacttgaaaaaagaggGAAAGGAGAGGAACAAGATGCGAGAGATAAAAACCTAAGCAGCATGCAATAAATTGTCTTTAGTTCATGCTCACCCTAATGGCATGACAACATGCCCTTGCCACTTTCCTTCAAGCATTATTGCCGATTTTAACGCTTCCAACCCTAGAAAGGCGATAATAGTATGTCCGGGTATCCGATTTATTCTcgaagtttttttttccatacgCGATTGAGCTATAAAAGAGCCTGGTTAAGAGAAACAGTCCTGAACTTTCTCAGTGGCGGCGGTACAAACAGAAAATCTCATCGAGTAACTTACGCTATTTTGTGCAACATGCATGAAGGAGTACCCTCATGCTGTGGCGCGTATGTCTATGTAATCTCAGGGACAGCAAAAGAAGCGGCAAGAGAGCCCACGATAAGTGGAACTACACAGACTTCCTTGCCGCGATACTACGGTCCCCAGAACAATCCTAACAAGCAATTACATATTCCCCCGCTGAACCTGTGCAGTCCATGGACGACGCTGATACTATATGATTCGGGGGAAGACGCTTTTTCACATCTTCTTGAGTAGTAAGAACAGTAATCAAGTAATATAATGGTTAAGAGCGGATCTTGTTGGATGCCTCCTAGGCATTACCCTACAATGGGGCGGtctcttttaattttgaatCGGGTCTTTCACCCCGGCCCCGGTTGCGTCGATCAGAAAATTATTATggatgaggatgatgaaAGTACTAGACCTTTACCATCAAGTCTCGATAATTCACCGTTCAAAAAGACTAGGAATTCGTTATAGATCAGCTAGTTCGACAAAGAAGTACTTCCGGGACATTGCTACATAGTTGTGctgttatattttttttgttagtTAAACCCATTAGATAAGTGTATCGTTTCGTATAGTGCCGTACTCAAAGATCAAGGATTGAAACGCTATTTCTTTTACGCCTGCCATGTCTGCTGCTCCCGTCCAAGACAAAGACACTCTAACCAATGCCGAGCGTGCGAAGAACGTCAACGGTTTGCTTCAAGTGCTCATGGACATTAACACTCTAAATGGAGGGAGTTCTCACACTGCTGATAAGATAAGGATTCATGCCAAAAATTTCGAGGCAGCTTTGTTCGCCAAGAGTTCctcaaagaaagaatatatggACAGCATGAACGAAAAAGTTGCTGTCATGCGCAATGCATACAATTCCAGAAAAAGCACAGttgcagcagcagcagccaGTAACAACATCAGCCCCGTGGAACAGCATCATATCAAcaatatgaaaaattctagCGGCAGCGCCAACAATATGAACGTGAATATGAATCTGAACCCCCAGATGTTCCTGAATCAGCAGGCTCAGGCAAGACAACAGGTTGCACAACAATTAAGAAACCAACAACAGGTTGcacagcaacaacaacaacaacaacaacagcaacaacaacagcaacaacaacagcaacaacagcagcagcagcagcaacaacaacaacagcagcagcagagGCGCCAATTGACTCctcagcaacaacagctaGTGAACCAAATGAAGGTAGCCCCCATCCCCAAGCAACTGCTGCAAAGAATTCCTAATATTCCACCAAATATCAATACTTGGCAGCAAGTCACTGCTTTAGCTCAGCAGAAGTTACTAACACCTCAGGATATGGAAGCTGCAAAAGAAGTCTACAAGATTCATCAGCAATTATTGTTTAAAGCAAGATTGCAGCAACAACAAGCCCAAGTCCAAGCCCAAGCCCAAGCCCAGGTTCAAgttaataacaacaataacgGCGGCCTCCCTCAAAATGGTAATATCAATAATAGTATGAATATTCCTCAACAACAGCAAATGCAACCTTCTAACGCAAATACGAATGCGAATCCTTTGCAACAGCAACCATCACAAAATACCGTACCAAACgttcttcatcaaatcaATCAAATTTTCTCTCCCGAAGAACAACGCAGCTTACTGCAAGAAGCCATTGAAACCTGCAAGAATTTCGAAAAGGCTCAATTGGGCAATACAATGACGGAACCGGTTAAGCAAAGCTTTATCAGAAAGTACATTAACCAAAAGGCGTTGAGAAAAATCCAGGCTTTGAGGGATGTTaagaacaacaacaatgtTAACAACAACAGCGCGAACCTGCAAAGAGCTCAAAATGTTCCTATGAACATcattcaacaacaacaacaaagcCCCAACAACAATGAGATTATCCCACCTTCTGCTACTCCCAACACTACCTCTTTCCCTCAGCCACAGAATGCAAGTTCCAAATTATATCAAatgcaacaacagcaggCTCAAGCACAAGCACAGGCTCAAGCACAAGCACAGGCTCAAGCacaagcacaagcacaagcacaggcacaagcacaagcacaGGCACAGGCTCAGGCacaagcacaagcacaGGCACAAGCTCAAGCACAAGCTCAAGCACAAGCACAGGCACAAGCACAGGCacaagcacaagcacaagcacaagcacaAGTACAAGCTCAACATCAACCCTCACAACAGCCCCAACAGGCTCAATCGCAACCTAATCCACTTCACGGGTTGACACCTACTGCAAAGGATGTCGAAGTCATTAAGCAATTGTCTTTGGATGCTTCCAAGACCAATCTAAGGCTCACAGATGTAACAAATTCTTTAtccaatgaagaaaaagaaaaaataagaatgaAGTTAAAGAAAGGTCAGAAGCTTTTTGTTCAAGTAAGTAATTTCGCACCTCAAGTTTACATCATCACGAAAAATGAGAATTTCTTAAAAGAAGTTTTCCAATTGAGAATATTTGTCAAAGAGATATTGGAAAAGTGTGCCGAGGGCGTATTTGTTGTTAAATTAGACACCGTTGACAGGTTAATCAttaaatatcaaaaatactgGGAAAGTATGAGAATTCAAATTTTAAGAAGACAAGCCATTTTAagacaacaacagcagatGGCtagcaacaacagcaacccAGGTACTGCTTCTGCTgttaataataacaatattgCAACTCAGCAAAATATGCAACAGTCACTACAGCAAATGCAGCATTTACAGCAATTGAAAatgcaacaacaacaacaacaacaacagcaacaacaacaacagcaacaacaacaacaacaacaacaacaacaacaacaacaacaacaacaacaacaacaacaacagcagctacaacaacagcagctacaacaacaacaacaacaacaacagcaacagcaacaacagcaacaacaacaccTATATCCTTCCTCAACGAGTGGTGGAGCTAATTATCCGGCAATGGCTAATGCTTCCAATAACAATATCCCTTATATGAATCACAAGAACACCTCTAGCATGGAGTTTTTGAACTCTATGGAAAATACACCAAAAGTTTCTGTATCTGCTGCGGCCACTCCATCACTTAACAAGGCGATCACTAGTAAGGTAAACAACAGAACTAAATCTAATTCAATACCTGTTACCAGCATTCCATCAACAAATAAGAAactttcaatatcaaatgCCGCTAGTCAACAACCAACTCCTCGATCTGCATCGAATACCGCTAAGTCAACCCCAAATACTAATCCTTCTCCATTGAAGACTCAAGCAAAAAATGGAACGCCAAACTCCAATAATATGAAGACAGTGCAATCTCCTATGGGTACACAACCATCCTATGGTAATaccattattgaaaatgcgTTTAGAAAGGAAGAGCTTTTGCTAAAAGATTTGGAAATGAGGAAGTCAGAAATATCCTCTCGTTTTAAACATCgtcaagaaattttcaaagattctcCTACAGATTTGTTTATGAATACATTAGGTGATTGTTTAGGTATTAAGGATGAAGAGATGCTTACTTCGTGCACTATTCCTAAGACTGTGGTTGATCACACCAATGGTTCTGGTAAAAGGAAGCCTACCAAAGCAGCCCAGAGGGCCCGTGATCAAGACTCTGTTGACATTTCCATAAAGGACAACAAGTTAATCATGAAAAGTAAATTTAATAAGACTAATAGGTTATATTCGATAGCATTGTCCAATGTTGCtgtcattttcaaaaacattgGTGGTAACTTTAAAGATTTATCTACTCTGGTCCATTCATCGTCACCGCCTGCCTCATCTTCCAAGTTGAATATCGGCAATTCCAATAAGAGGAAAGCCAGCGTGTTAGAAATAAGCCCACAGGATTCAATAGCTTCGGTGCTATCCCCAGATTCAAATATAATGTGTGATTCCAAAAGAATCAAAATAGACTCCCCTGATGACCCATTCATGACAAAATCCGGAGTCGCAACTaatgaaaaacaagaagttACAAAGAACGAAACGACGTTTTTGACTTCCACTACTGATTCGGTGCAATTCAATGTATGGGATTGGAATAATTGGACAAGTGCTACTTGAACCTCGAAACTTTCATATACTTGAACCTACCTAATTTGGTGTTATGACCACCAataccttttatttttcaccTCCTTTTAActctttttctctctctaaaagaaattctttatttcaCAGAAATTTCTCCACACTTTaatgtatctttttttatttatataattatatatatatatatatacatgaataacaacaatataATCTAATTTagctttttatttcaacGTACTTAATACTTAAACGACCAGTACAATAGAGTGTCACTTTTATCAATATGCTTCCTTTAGCCGGGTAAGATTTTGCTGACAAATAGTCAGAACGACTTGAATCATCGGTATATTCTTCGAAATATACTACATCTACGATTCTTGAGTAACCGTAAGTTGCCACTGTGAAGCAATTACAGTAATCATTAACAAACATCTATAAACATGTCACATCATTCACCTCCCAAGAACCAAATCCGTGAACTAATCGAGGAAATCAATCAGTGGGCTATAGCTAATGGATTAGCCATGTATCCTCCTAATTTTGAGGCAAATCCATCGAATGCTTCGGTGTCGCCGGTAACGATCTATCCAACTCCAATTCCTAAGAGATGTTTTGATGAGGCCGTTGAAATTCAACCAGTATTTAATGAATTATATGCCCGTCTTGCTCAAGATATGGCTCACCCAGATTCGTTGCTGCATAAGACAACTGAAGCGTTGGCTTTATCAGACCCCGAATTCACTGGTAAATTATGGTCCTTATACcttaaaattttgaaagatgtacagaaaaaaaggcagACTTTTAAACTAGGTATATTTAGGTCAGATTATTTAATTGATAAGAAGAACGGTAGTGAGCAAATTAAGCAAGTGGAATTCAATACTGTATCCGTATCATTTGCAGGTCTCAGTGAGAAAGTAGATAGATTGCATGCCTATTTAAACAAGGCAAACAAATACGATCTTAAAGGACCGTTCTATAATGAACAAAATATGGTCATTTCCGACTCAGGGTATTTATTATCTATGGCATTGGCTAAAGCTGTTGAATCATATACATCACAGCAAATTTCTTCCACTTCTAGTGATCCAATTGTTGCGTTCATTGTTCAAAGAAATGAGAGAAATGTGTTTGATCAGAAGATCTTGGAATTGAATCTGTTGGAAAAGTTCGGTATTAAGTCTGTGAGATTGACATTCGATGATGTTCACGACAAAATGTTCACTGATAATGAAACAGGAAAACTTTTTGTCAAGGATGCAGAACAAGAAGTAGCGGTTGTCTATTATAGAACTGGTTATACAACTACCGATTACACGTCCGAAAAGGACTGGGAAGCAAGATTATTCCTCGAGAAAAGTTTCGCTATTAAGGCTCCAGACTTACTTACCCAATTATCTGGTTCCAAGAAAATCCAGCAATTGTTGACCAACAAGAGCGTATTGGGTAAGTATACCTGCAATCctaaaaaaagagatagTTTGTTGAAAACATTTGTCAAAATTTACCCCTTAGACGATACAGAACTTGGTAGGGAAGGCAAGAGATTAGCGTTCAGTGACCCCTCTAAATATGTGCTAAAACCACAAAGAGAAGGCGGTGGTAACAATGTTTATAAAGAGAATATTcctaattttttgaagggTATTGAAGAACGTCATTGGGACGCATATATTCTCATGGAGTTGATCGAGCCCGAGTTGAATGAGAATAACGTTATATTACGTGATAATAAGTCTTATGAAGAGCCAATAATTAGTGAGTTGGGAGTTTACGGTTGCATTCTATTTGACGACAAGCAAGTTTTAATGAATGAATTTAGTGGCTCATTACTAAGATCCAAGTTCAACACTTCAAATGAAGGCGGTGTGGCTGCAGGATTTGGATGTTTGGACAGTATTATTCTGTATTAGACCTATATATAGatactatatatatatatatatgccATAATAATGGAGAATAACGTTAGGTTTTAATTTACgaacaattgaagaatatataatCGCATTCCCACATGAATTTGCTATTCTAATCTTGCTTCTTCTCTCTTTCCCCTTTTAGCAACGAAGAACACCATTTCGCTGCACCAACGGTATTACTAGATATGGTGACTATTGTGAAGAATGGTATTAACTCCAATAAGCCAGCAGACATCCCGAAGCATATGAAACTTGCGTAATGCTCATATTGGAAATCTTTAGCCTGTTTCTTACTGAACCCCTTTAGTAGGAAGTACCTTTGTAAATAGGTGAAGCTTCTTCTTGGGGCCATCAGTTGGTTTGCTAATATGGGCCCTATTATAGGAATTAGTGACAGAAGTGTTATTGAAGTGAAATTAGTCAGTTTAAAAAACAATCTGAATAGTAGTTTGGGGACTTTAAAAGCCCAATTTCCCTTTATTGTATTGAAATTTCTCACGGCATCAGGCTCATCAATTTTCCTATGCGATTTTTGTAGTTTTGGTAAAACCTTCACCTCGTTGAGGAATTCGTTTTGATCTTGCAATACCAAAGAAATATCGAATATCTGATTTGTAATATGAGTCAACACTAGTGTTCTGCAAACAAAAGCAGTTAAAACATTCGTTTGTAGAATCCATTGAATATGAACTAAAATAACACCAAGAGGGcctaataataatattgcccATGTCACTAACACTGGTACAAGGGTGACGTAAAAAAAGCCAGCAATGGTAACAAAAATCAAAGCATAACAAACAGCAAACAGTAAAATATGTTTCCAGTAAACGGTATTTGTGAGTACTTCATAGAATCCCTATAATTAAtacacaaaaaaaaaatgtgttagtcaaaaaatgaatatggtcataaaaaacaaatactTTTACTTACTAAAAATGGGTACATGAATGCTTTTGAGTTGAAAACTTCTTTAATGAAGTTCTTCTTAAATAACTCGTATCTCAACTTCATTGTTGGTATTGTTTCAGGGAACCAAATATCAAACTGTCTTCTTAAAACCTTTAGCCAACGACTTATTTTACTTTCCTTTGGAGTCCTATCTTCTTCGGATGGCTCTTCTGAAGGTTGCGGCCTCTTTTCTGCAAGGGTTGTAGAATTAGCATCTCGAGTGTGAGAATTTTGACTATGACTTATAAGCTTAACTCTGGCTTTCATCCTTAGTTTGTCTTAGCAGCCAGTCAGGGGTCCTCAGGGATAGCCTTGCCCTTTTTTTGACGTCCCTTTACTTTTCCTGAGGGTGATTGATTTACCTTGacaagtttttgaaagtcCGAGTCAAAAGCACCCTGATTTTCATAATCCCCTGATTGCCAAAAATCTATACAAAAAATACCAATGTTGCAGCACGAATATTATTAGCAAGTACCAATGTGTAAATATTTATGGAATttatgtgtatatatatatatatataatgaaCATATGAACTGgtatgaagaaaaaaatagctAGGTTCATGGTGGATTTACGTGGGCTATGGATTGTTGAATCGGAGGCGCATACGATCCTACTGTAGGCCCTTCTGGTTCTGCAGAGGGCGCGGGAGCTACGGCTGGCTGTTCTTGATCTTTTATCTCTTTTACTATCCAAAGAGACGCACCTACTACGTTTGTACCAATGAACAACCCGCCCAGTATTGGGATGGACTCTAATAAACCGCTGGACATTGAGTATAGGAGCCATTTGGCAAAACCCTTGTAGTATACTTCGGATAGTTTTCGCGAACCCAAATGTAGTACGTCAACAAAATAGGGTTCGAAATAATAGAATCCCATTCCGGGACTAAATGGTAGCATATTGATAATGATTGGACCCACAATTGGAACAATCAataacaaaagaaacacGAAGGCTATGAAAACAtaccagaaaaaaaaaaagagaaactgTGGCAAAGAGACGAGATAAAaccttttggaaaaaagacCACCCAATCGATGCGATCTTCTGTAAACAAAAGGCGAGAAACTTATCGTTTCACAGGCTTCGCTCAATTCTGgcaaattctttcttgcaAATGTCACACCGTAAATACGTgtgaaaagaacaaaatcaGTACCTTTCACCATAGAATTACACAGGGTTGTAGAAATGAGAATAGTTTGCACATATGCTAGCGGTAACGCAAAGAGCCCAAGAAAGGGCAGGTATATGCACACCAAAAGAGAACAAGCTAGGATCGACGTAAACGCAATAATGAGCCCAAGATTTAGCACATAATATCCAAATATTAGGAAGAACAGGTGCAAGTAATCCGTGCTCCCTACGGATTCACTAATACCCTTCATCAGCAGTTAGTAAATTGGATCAACACATAAGACGTGCACCAAAGCATAAACATACTTTATATGGATACCAAATAATCTGGTGAGACGACTCCAGG harbors:
- the GAL11 gene encoding Gal11p (similar to Saccharomyces cerevisiae GAL11 (YOL051W); ancestral locus Anc_7.81), producing MSAAPVQDKDTLTNAERAKNVNGLLQVLMDINTLNGGSSHTADKIRIHAKNFEAALFAKSSSKKEYMDSMNEKVAVMRNAYNSRKSTVAAAAASNNISPVEQHHINNMKNSSGSANNMNVNMNLNPQMFLNQQAQARQQVAQQLRNQQQVAQQQQQQQQQQQQQQQQQQQQQQQQQQQQQQQQRRQLTPQQQQLVNQMKVAPIPKQLLQRIPNIPPNINTWQQVTALAQQKLLTPQDMEAAKEVYKIHQQLLFKARLQQQQAQVQAQAQAQVQVNNNNNGGLPQNGNINNSMNIPQQQQMQPSNANTNANPLQQQPSQNTVPNVLHQINQIFSPEEQRSLLQEAIETCKNFEKAQLGNTMTEPVKQSFIRKYINQKALRKIQALRDVKNNNNVNNNSANLQRAQNVPMNIIQQQQQSPNNNEIIPPSATPNTTSFPQPQNASSKLYQMQQQQAQAQAQAQAQAQAQAQAQAQAQAQAQAQAQAQAQAQAQAQAQAQAQAQAQAQAQAQAQAQAQAQVQAQHQPSQQPQQAQSQPNPLHGLTPTAKDVEVIKQLSLDASKTNLRLTDVTNSLSNEEKEKIRMKLKKGQKLFVQVSNFAPQVYIITKNENFLKEVFQLRIFVKEILEKCAEGVFVVKLDTVDRLIIKYQKYWESMRIQILRRQAILRQQQQMASNNSNPGTASAVNNNNIATQQNMQQSLQQMQHLQQLKMQQQQQQQQQQQQQQQQQQQQQQQQQQQQQQQQQQQLQQQQLQQQQQQQQQQQQQQQQHLYPSSTSGGANYPAMANASNNNIPYMNHKNTSSMEFLNSMENTPKVSVSAAATPSLNKAITSKVNNRTKSNSIPVTSIPSTNKKLSISNAASQQPTPRSASNTAKSTPNTNPSPLKTQAKNGTPNSNNMKTVQSPMGTQPSYGNTIIENAFRKEELLLKDLEMRKSEISSRFKHRQEIFKDSPTDLFMNTLGDCLGIKDEEMLTSCTIPKTVVDHTNGSGKRKPTKAAQRARDQDSVDISIKDNKLIMKSKFNKTNRLYSIALSNVAVIFKNIGGNFKDLSTLVHSSSPPASSSKLNIGNSNKRKASVLEISPQDSIASVLSPDSNIMCDSKRIKIDSPDDPFMTKSGVATNEKQEVTKNETTFLTSTTDSVQFNVWDWNNWTSAT
- the RRT8 gene encoding Rrt8p (similar to Saccharomyces cerevisiae RRT8 (YOL048C); ancestral locus Anc_7.83), translated to MKARVKLISHSQNSHTRDANSTTLAEKRPQPSEEPSEEDRTPKESKISRWLKVLRRQFDIWFPETIPTMKLRYELFKKNFIKEVFNSKAFMYPFLGFYEVLTNTVYWKHILLFAVCYALIFVTIAGFFYVTLVPVLVTWAILLLGPLGVILVHIQWILQTNVLTAFVCRTLVLTHITNQIFDISLVLQDQNEFLNEVKVLPKLQKSHRKIDEPDAVRNFNTIKGNWAFKVPKLLFRLFFKLTNFTSITLLSLIPIIGPILANQLMAPRRSFTYLQRYFLLKGFSKKQAKDFQYEHYASFICFGMSAGLLELIPFFTIVTISSNTVGAAKWCSSLLKGEREKKQD
- the GSH2 gene encoding glutathione synthase (similar to Saccharomyces cerevisiae GSH2 (YOL049W); ancestral locus Anc_7.82); its protein translation is MSHHSPPKNQIRELIEEINQWAIANGLAMYPPNFEANPSNASVSPVTIYPTPIPKRCFDEAVEIQPVFNELYARLAQDMAHPDSLLHKTTEALALSDPEFTGKLWSLYLKILKDVQKKRQTFKLGIFRSDYLIDKKNGSEQIKQVEFNTVSVSFAGLSEKVDRLHAYLNKANKYDLKGPFYNEQNMVISDSGYLLSMALAKAVESYTSQQISSTSSDPIVAFIVQRNERNVFDQKILELNLLEKFGIKSVRLTFDDVHDKMFTDNETGKLFVKDAEQEVAVVYYRTGYTTTDYTSEKDWEARLFLEKSFAIKAPDLLTQLSGSKKIQQLLTNKSVLGKYTCNPKKRDSLLKTFVKIYPLDDTELGREGKRLAFSDPSKYVLKPQREGGGNNVYKENIPNFLKGIEERHWDAYILMELIEPELNENNVILRDNKSYEEPIISELGVYGCILFDDKQVLMNEFSGSLLRSKFNTSNEGGVAAGFGCLDSIILY